A window of Glycine soja cultivar W05 chromosome 13, ASM419377v2, whole genome shotgun sequence genomic DNA:
ATATCCATGATTTGAGCTGAGCTTCTTCGGTTAGCTCACGCTCGTGTCTTGTAGTTGTTATGTTTTAGGGTCTGTTGtgtttttagggttttatgcGATTTCAATGTGAAGGTTCGGTTTTATCCGTTCCTTGTTCTGTTTGATTCTCAGATTTTGGGTACTGATATCGCAATTGATGCTGGGTAGTTGATTTGGTGTGCTTTTAGATGTATCGGTTTTGTCTTGGTATTTTCGAGATACTTTAAGTGAGGGTGTGACTGTGGAGTTCTGTTGATTTGATAGCCTCGTGCGAGGAAGGAATGACTAATTCGTTAGACGATTAGTTAACGTAATGATGTATGAATAACTCTTGAAAATAGATTTGGTTGCtttggaacaaattttgagTGTGAACTTGTAGTTTCTTTTTCTGCTTTTAGTCTTTCTGATGTTAGTTGTTTGAGTTATGATCCTATGCGACTAATCTAGTTAGAGATGTGAACTTAGAAGTTAGAGCTCTGAATTTTTAAGCTGTTATGAagattcattttgttttttagtgTTGAGTTCTGGATATTCCTCGAAAAGATTTGCTTCTTAGTCATTACTAAGGTATCTCCATTTGGGGAGGATCTAGCCTTTTAGTTATTACTAGGGTATCTGTTTCCGATTGGCTGGGATCTTTGAAAAGCGGTTCCTGGATGCACTGTGTTAGGTTAGTCTTTCTGAACCTGTTTTTGCTGCTTTGATTACTCCTACAGAAATTAATCAGCTTGTCAAACATTCTTCTTGAAGTGGACAtgcaaactaagaaaaaaaCCTCCAGGCGAAATGCCAGTCAAGAGCGTGCCAGTCCTAAAGTTTCAAGAGCACAGAGGAAGGTCTCTCAAAATGGTCAAGCTGCTGAAAAGAAAGTCACAGACTTAATTACATCATCTGCTAGAAAGAATAAATCTCGTAAGTACTAGTGATGGTCTGTTCagttttttaagttaatttgtaTCAATTGTTTCAAAATGTATGATTCATAACCATGTTGCTCCttcataatttgaaatttgaaattattattttgaaatttgaaatttccaGTGTGCATATATTATGTCCAAATGAATGTGTCTTTCAGCAATTAGAAAACAGTGAAATTAActgattttacttttttatcttCTTGGTGTAACTTCAGTTAGCACCCTTGAGAATAAAACTAGAGAGCCTATCCCTCCAACAGATTTGAATAATGGATATGAGTTTATGGACAGTGGGACTTCTGATGCTTGTTTGGAAAATGATGCAGTTGACGGTGTTTCATTAGATTTTATGGTAATTTAACTGGACTGCCTTTTTACTTGTCTTAGTCTGTCTGTTTTcctttatgtgtgtgtgcaGGTGTGCATGCTACTACATAAGTTTCACTTTTTCTCAAAAACTGTTTTAAATCTTTTAAGACCTAAACTAATGACTAAAAACCTCATTTGGCAGAGTACCTGTATCTCAAATGTAGTGATTTTAATGATCTTATATACACTGAACATGTTTAATATAAATGCTTTCTGAAAATTCAAATACTGATTTGAAGGGAATTGCCTTGGAACACTAGATATcctcttacattttttttcccaaTGTTTTGAAATAATACTTCAGGGTTGTAACAATCAAGCTGTTCATCTGGAGTCTGGAACTATATTTTCTCCTGGGTTTCACTTGTCCAAAAATTCTGGTGGAGTTGACAGAGGTAAATGatattgtattattttaattattcttagctttgaatttctttttctgtttgtcCATGAAATCTTCCTAATttcaatttgataattttaaataatttttaatatttttcttttgtttctctctagttgattttatcaaaatttttcaGAATGAAGACCACAAGAGAGTTTCTCCGTGCCAAGAAATAGAGTCACCACAGGAAGATGCAGTAGATGGTCATGTTAGTCGAGACTCTGACACTGCAATGGAGGTAGACATAAACAATTCATCTTTAAGCACAAAAAATGTGAATGGTTGCAATTCTGATTATGATGGAAATGGTCTTTCCATGGAAGTTTCTGCCATATATCTTGCCATGAAAAACTCAAAGCTTGAATGTGTTGATGAGCACAGTCAGGATCCCATGTCTTCTGAAATGTGCATAGAGGAGGATGAATTTGAGGATTTTGATGACTTTGACCCGTACTTATTCATAAAGACCTTGCCAGACTTGTCAACAGTGGTTCCAACTTTTAGACGATTGTTGTTACCGAAGCAGACACGTAGTTGCCCTTCTACTACTCTTGTCCTGGACTTGGATGGTAAGGAAAATCATATATGCATGCTTAACTGTTAAGGTGTTCATcagaatgtttttttatttttatttttattttgagagaGTTTAGGTATATGGATGGCCTGTTTGCTACAACAGAACTGATGCTAGTGTCCTGTTGATTTCTGTTTTGATGGCCTCTGTTCCGTGTCCTTTTCCCCTCATTTTTTTTGGggtcatcattaatttattgttatgcagttatttttagtttcatctttctaatttttcttattgacattttattaatatgatgGCTATGCTCTCGCTCTGCTCATACCACTATCATTCATTACTTAGATGCTTTAATTTAATGTCATCACACATCATCAGCTAGTATAGTTTCATAGAACCTATATTAAATTAGTTATGTGGGGGTGAACCATCAGCCTTGGTGCAATCTTAATGTTGCTGCTTTGTGACCTTGTGGGTTCTAGCTCATGGTTGTGCTGCCTTAATTAAATTGGTGTTGTGTCCTGAATTATGATACCGTGTGAAAATGAATGCTGGAGCCTGGAGGTAGAAACATGTTTTTATAGTGAAAAGTGCTTTAATTCTTCTTCGATGTACCAATCTTCTATTATTTTAGTCTCATTTTGCTTTTCTGTTACTCAAAATAACTATTGGTCAAAGCTCTTGGTTGAACTGCTCATTTTATACTCTGTTGTTTTTGACTCTGCAGAAACTTTGGTGCATTCTACCCTGGAACCTTGTGAGGATGTAGACTTCACTTTTCCTGTTAATTTCAATAGTGAGGAGCACATTGTCTATGTACGCTGCCGCCCTCACCTCAAAGATTTCCTTGAGAGAGTTTCTGGTCTTTTTGAGATTATTATATTTACAGCTAGTCAAAGTATTTATGCCGAGCAACTTCTAAATGTGCTTGATCCAAAGCGGAAGATATTTCGCCACCGTGTATACCGTGAGTCCTGTGTTTACGTGGAGGGGAATTACCTCAAAGATTTAACAGTGCTTGGTCGTGATTTGGCACATGTTATGATAATTGACAATTCCCCACAGGTATTTATACGTTCTTTTGTTTAAGAGATCAATATTGCACTTATGGTTACATTTGTACTGTGCTATACTGCCATCATTAGTGTTGCATATGGAAGCCCTCGGAATAATTCTTAGatctttgttgtgaaattttgcTGAAACACTTCAACAGTTGTGTCACTTTCCCATTTGTTGTGACTGGGATTGTGACAAGAGTCACAAGACGTTTACTCTCCCTCATTgaatatactaattttttttgttatttgtaaaaAGATCTGTTAGTATAGAATAAGATTAGGAATGACTTGTACTAGTTAGATATTTGGCTTTTATTTATAGTTCTTGAAAAAATACTATGCTAAAATGTTAGTTAACACTTTTTCtgctgttaatttttttttcttttaacctaGGCATTTGGATTCCAAGTGGATAACGGAATACCAATCGAGAGTTGGTTTGATGATCGTTCAGATCAAGAATTGCTTTTATTACTTCCGTTCTTGGAGAGCTTGGTTGGTGTTGATGATGTCCGGCCACTAATTGCAAAGAAATTCAACCTGCGGGAGAAAATTGCTGCAGCTGCGCATCCTCTAAATAGAAGAGATTTCTTATCAGAATGAATTGTGGGTTATACAATATCGGaatgaatttttattagtttgtaTGTTATAGCATTCTTGGGTTATGATTTAACGTTAGAATTCTCTTTGTTGTGGAAATTGTAATATGTATACACTGAACCAGCAAAAAAAGGAAGGGGGAGGACGAGAGTGTAAGCATGTGTTGAGTGTAGAAACGGTTTATACAATATGACTTGTGCGGGCGGATACTTGGTTGGTTATTGTCCTGGTAATAAAAATTCcccaattgtttttatttaacctGTATATCTTTTATGTGGGTTGACATAAACCTATGATCCATTCTCTAGATTGGGCTTCCTTTTAGAATATGTAATAGTTCTTCACGAATTGGGCATCCATAACTGTTAGTGCAACTGCACTTCGTTTATGGTTCTTTATTAGAACTTCCCATTTTATTCCGAATCTCCAATGAAAGTGTGTTTGTTTCTGCATCAAAAATGTATGCTATACAATACAATAACCCCAATAAAGATAAATGATGTGTTGAAATTGTAGCTTCTCTAGTGACGCATGTTCAAGTAGGAACTAGGTAATAAGTTGAAGTCTTGGAGATAAAATAGTCTtttcaattcttttattttcattttatttcatgtcaacaatttctctattttaagtttttcacCTGGCTTTTTAATCCCTTTAAATGCATTTCTATAACTTTTTCTTTATCGGTTTGTCTTCAGTTTTTTGGTTATTTATTGAATGAACATACATTCATTTTCATTGTCCTCATCAATTAGTCGAATAAATACTagccatttttttgttgttaaaatcACATCCTTATCTATCATAATAATCATGAAAAGTTGAGTAAATGTcataaaaactattttcatcACCTTCCCCCCTAAATATGTATAACTTAAGATTTTAATCTGTTTAAATATGTATAACTTCAAAAATTTTATTTCGTTCTTTGAAAATTTACtactgagagaaaaaaaaactcttcgTAAATTAAGTTATACTGCTCGTTAATGAACTATGTTAACGTACGTGTTCCATTCTATCAGTCACTTTTAGATGTTAACACATAACGGTAGACTAATTCCATAAGAAATGCAGAGATTAAATAACACACAATGATTGATGCATGCATTAATTCAATATCACTAATGATTATAtgtatgaaattataattatattactcaGATATTAATCCATGacatttaatttctcttttcatGTCCATCATACATTAATTCAAACACTACTCGAGCAATTAATCCATTTGAAATGCATGCATCAATTAAATGTCATACACTAATTAAGACAAGGAATGAAGGATGTTACCGCTTGCAAGAAATTCGATTCAAGGCCTAACAAACGGAATCTCTTTTGGCGCCAATTCGCTCACCAAATCTGCGTGATAACATCAAATTCAAATGCGTAACAAAAGCATGAAGGAACTTTCTGTTgcaattagaaataaattatgtaaCTTCACTCACTTCCTCGTCttatctaattattttaatataaaatcttaatcttatctaattatttaagataaaattctAATCATAACTTCCTAATCTTATCTaattatttaagataaaatctTAATCATAACTTCCTAATCTTATCtaataaaatactaatcataACTAACTACTAATCTTATCTAATTACTAATTAATTGACCGACTTATTACACTTTCAGCACTCTCTCACACTAACGGCATTGCCATCTCGCGTGGTGGTGCATTGTGGCCTATAAATATCACTCCCCTACCGccacattcctcattcaaatttTCTTATAACGAAGTGAATCGCACTCTTCTCTCACTTTGAGTTTGCGACTCTGGAATTCTGCTACCATGGTGAGACCTGAAGCCTCTTCGATTCTTCTCttactttctcttcttcttcatcttcttcctctctctGAGAGTTTCTTAATTTTCCATTTCGTTCTCTCAGGTCGTTGCACAGAAAGTTAAGGAAGCTGAAATCACCGAGCAGGATTCACTTCTTCTCGTACTTAACCTTCGTTCTGCTTCATGCATTTCTTATATTACTCATTTTTCTTCAATCGTATGGATCTGAATATCCGATACTTCTATTTTTTCCGTtcgagttttctttttcttcttccactgCTGTATTTCCTTTTGATCATTTAtcgcttttatttattttacatttcttCGCTAAATTCACTCTTTCTCGTACTTAACTATCGTTTTGCTTCATGCATTTCTTATATTACtcattttaatctaattttccTTAAATCGTTGGGATCTGAATATCTGatacttctatttttgttcGTTCGAgtcttctcttttctcttccaCTGCTGCATTTCCTGTTGATCATTTATTGCTTTTATGCATTTTACATTTCTTCGCTAAATTTAGTTTTCAATATTATATAGTAGTTGTATTCCTTTCGTTATCAAATTCTACACCTGAGAGGATTTCATTTGCCGATAGAATCTGTCACTGAAGATTTTTGGTTCAGTAAAAATAACCTGATTCATCTTTGACAGAAACTTGCTATTCAGCTccatttattatcattattcatTAGGATCAAACCAGATCTCAAACTGAAAGTTGGTTAGTTTTAATTTCAGCATCTAGTTGCCTTTAATATATTAGAGAAAATGTAATGTTTGCTATACgaagtttaatttaatcaagTCATATGGAGAAATGTTCGTCCACATGTTACTTCAATTTGAGAGGATTTAGTAAACGAATCCAGACTCTGAATCAACGTATTTTCATTATCtgatttgaaatttcatttgcaAGACGAGGAACCTGCTCCGAATTGCCATATTCAACATCAGTTATATCAGAGGACTATTTCCTGAGAAGTATTTCAATGATAAGTCTGTTCCCGCGTTAGGTAAAACCTGGTTTCAGTACTCTAGTCATTTTCCGTTTAAATTTTTCACTGAATCTTCTAATATTTGTTGCTGAGTGAATTGCATCTAAAACTATATATGCTTGAAATGACAGAgatgaagataaaaaaactTATGCCGTTGGATGCTGAGTCTCGTAGATTGATTGATTGGATGGAGAAAGGCACGATTAAGCTATTGTCTAACTGAACTTGTAGGTGGCGATTTTGTGTTGCTTGTGatgcgttttttttttgtttttttctatcCTATTTATCGATTTTGCAGGTGTATACGACGCCTTACAGAAGAAATACCTGAAGACGCTTCTGTTCTGTGTGTGCGAAGCAGTGGACGGACCGATGGTTGAGGAATATGCATGTAAGGCTTTAACACATCTGATTGCAATTTTAGTTAGAGGTGTTAATGTGCCGGAATTTGGAAACTGTACTTAAATGAATGCCACGTAGTTTATTGTTTTAACAGGAAGAGAGTGCCACCTAATTAATACTTAACGAAAGACTGCCATAATCAAGTGGCAAAATATGGattctaaataatttaattcgAGTCATTTGTGGAGGATTCATAAATATTAGTTTCACTGTGCAGTTTCATTTAGCTATTCAGATTCTGATAATCAAGAGGTGTCGATGAATATCAACCGCACTGGAAACAAAAAGAACCGGGGGACCTTCAAGTGTAATTCGACTACAGAAGTTACTCCCCATCAGATGAGGTTGATGTTGCAAAAGAGAATATAATTTAGATCTGAAGTGTTTTTATCATGTTAACTcactaattaaactaatattatttgtatttggtGTAATCTTCAGGAGTTCTGCGTGTAAGATGATCCGAACTCTCGTTCAGTTGATGAGAACTCTGGAGAAAATGccagaagaggtaaagaaattcaaatgctctgAATGATAATTTCATAATATTCTTCAAGTTTAAGTATTCATTACAAACTCTGACTTCTACATTCTTTCCCCAGCGCACTATTATGATGAAGCTCCTCTACTATGATGATGTGACGGTATGTTCTTTAACATGAATAGCAAATCTCAGTTCCTTTTATCCTTTCTATGAATTTCTACATTGTCGAGACTCGAAGTGCATACTTTGCTAGGCAACTGGTGGTTATTTTAGCATTCTGTTATGCCAAAGCAAAGGGCTGACTTATACAGGGTGATTTGgcaatataattgttttttcctGCAGCCAGCTGATTATGAGCCTCCTTTCTTCAAGGGATGCACTGATGAAGAAGCTTATCATCCATGGGAGAAGAATCCATTGAAAATGGAGGTTGGGAATGTAAACAGCAAGCACTTTGTGTTAGCTCTGAAGGTAATGGAAGGATATCGTGTTCACAGCTAGGTTTTAAATctatttcttatcttttcttcaattttatagGTGAAGAGTGTGCTCGACCCTTGTGAGGATGATAATGAGGGAGTCCAAGACGATTTCAGCGCTGGAGATGATTCCATGCAACAGAATGAATATTATGATACTGACAGTGAGGTAAACGAAGATGTTGCTTGATGTGGCCATTGCTATTTAAGATTTTAGTGAGGAAACTGTCTGACTTGCCAGAAATAATCGTGTTACTTATATTCAGCATTTCACAATTTTTAGGTTTATCTTACTCAAGGGAATCGATATATAGTTGCTCCTATAGGTaactagactttttttttttattactgcaCAACTCCATTTCTTAAATTCTTAGTACATGAGTTTAGACCTAATTCAATTCCAAAAACTAACTTAAGGGTGAAGGTTGTCCCtcacttatattattttaacttgATTTTATCTTTAACCGACATGGGACttgatttttttcaatatcATTTTCTCCATTACTTTCTTTTAATATGTAAACAATGGCAAATAAACCGCAAGAACAGGAAGATTATGGCATTATTGAAGAAGGTAAATTAtgtctttttgctttctttgagAAAAGTGTGTGTACACGTTTGTACGTGTGTGCATGTGTTTATATAAATTCAACCCAGAGGAATCATATTTTCCGTGTTCTTATTGGCTCCACACAAATATTTTCTGGTTCTTTAAAATTGCTAATTCAGTTACTAACCTGTAACTCAGAATATTAATGATCTACATTATGTTCAGACAATACCCAGGACCCGGTGGAAGATGAGCAACAACTGGTCCGGGTCAAGGAGTGGATCAACTGTTGTCACCGTGACACTATCGAGTTTAATGATGTTCTATCGAATTTTCCAGACATCTCCGTGGTACTAATTTTTTCTCTGATACTTTTATTCAGATGATGTCTTTGCTTAGCCATTATTAGATCACGATCTATCTacaatttttagtttcttttctcatcttttgccaAATATAATTTCAGTTGAATTGTTTTACTTGCAGGTTCTATCCGAAGGTATGAAGGTTAATTATCATGTTCGAGCTGTTCTGCAGATTTTATCACTTGCAAACTTTATTTCTCTTTCGCCTGATTTTGCTTGGTTCTTCAGAGATCACAGACAAGCTTGTTGAGGAGGGTGTGCTATCAAAGATAGGGAAGGAAACCTACGCCATTAACAAGGACAAGGttgatttttttctaaattgacCTTAACCCTTTTTCCTTTGTTCTAGTagtcctttccttttttgccCCCTTACTGATGAAATTGCGATGTCAGAACCTTGAATATGAGTTCGCCATTGTGAAGGAAGAAATTGACGGTCAAATTCCTCAAGTCTTTGACAGAGCTTTGCAGGTTGAAGATCGCTGATACGGACAGAGAGAAGGGAGCTACGGGCCAACGACGTTCAGCTAGGGCAAAGTATTTACCCAAGCATTGGGACGATTACCAACTAGAGTAGGAAGGGGCTTTGGGAAGAACGTGGCGGGAAAAGTAGTTACGCAGGGTTAGTATGGTAGAGTTTATCCATGTTAATAACAGCTAACCATAAGTGGTTAAGCATGAGCCTGCTATATAAAAAGCTGTAACTAACTAGTAGTGGAATAAGAAACATTCCAGAAGCTtttctttcaaatccttttctctctctctctcttcgaaACTGCGTTTCTTTTCTCTCCCTCGAGCTCTAACTCTCGGGTGGAACGCGCAGTGTGGAGGTTCCCTAGCCCTCGAACGCTAGGTatcattggtgctttcattgagcaCACGGTGGACGTATGGCGGAGAATACGCGATCAAAAGCCATGTCATCGGAAAAAATGGAGGAGCTGTTCGCAAAGTTTGCGGCAACGGTAGAAGCAAAAATGGAATCATTAGCGGAGAGGTTAGCACATCTGGAAACCAGTAGATTCAGTCCCTCACAAACACAGCCTGAGATGCCTTCGTTTCCGGCGGCGGGACCGAGTGCAGCACCGCACCGATTGAAGCTGGATGTGCCGAGGTTTGACGGCTCCGATGCTACAGGGTGGATCTTTAAAATTACGCAATTTTTCGAATATCATACAACTCCGGATCATGAGAGGCTTACCATTGCGTCATTTTACATGGAAGGACAAGCCTTGGCTTGGTTCCAATGGATGCACAGAAACGGACAGTTATCGTCTTGGCCTGCGTTCCTTCACGCCCTTCATTCACGATTTGCTTCAACTTCGTATGAGGATCCAACGGGACTACTATTCAAGCTACAACAGAGGTCAACAGTAAGCACTTATCTCTCCGACTTTGAAACCCTAGCTAATCGAATTATTGGATTACCTGCTCCCATGGCTTTAAGCTGCTTTATTTCCGGCTTGTTGCCGTCGATTCGACGAGAAGTCCAAGTCATGCAACCAGCAACCATGAGCCAAGCAGTGGCTTATGCTAGGTTGCACGAGGAAAAACAAAACGACGTAAAAAGAACGTTCCGGCCTAACCCAGGAGTTTCGTCCAATTCGCGTCATCAACTAGCACCGACGCTTCCCTCGGTGTCTCCATTACTGCCGACACCAACGCGTCCCAATTCATCCACAGTTCCTTTTAAACGTCTTACACCGGAGGAGTTGGCAATGCGTAGAGAAAAGGGATTATGCTTCCAATGCGATGAAAAATACTCACGCGGTCACAAgtgttcttcttctttgttcctGCTCATCGTGGAAGACAATGATGAAGTACCAGAACCCCCCGAGCCGCCGTTAACCTTGCCGGATATCGTACCTGAACCACCCCCGGCGCAGTTGAGCTTCAATGCCTTATCAGGACACGTGGTGCCCGAAACATTACGCTTGCAAGGGTATATTCGGGGTCAACCAGTCAGCATTTTGATAGACGGTGGGAGCACACATAATTTTGTGCACCACAGGGTCGTTATGTCAGTGGGGTTAACAACGGAAGAAAGCGCACCACTACGGGTCACGGTGGGCAACGGTGAGGAACTACAATGCCAGCACACATGTTCTAATGTAGAGGTAACCATTCAGCAACATTCATTCTTCATCGATTTCCATGTTTTATCTATCTGTGGTGCGGATTTAGTTTTGGGAGTCCAATGGCTAAAAACACTGGGACCAGTGTTGACGGATTACACTAACCTCACCATGAAATTCATGATCGCCGGCCACCTTGTGGAATTACGTGGTGAACATGAACAGACCCTTGAATCAATTTCCACGTCACAACTTCGGCGTATGCTCCACACTAATGGCACTAGTATGATGTTCCACATTCAGTTGGAACCTTGTCAAACCTCACGGCCAGACACTACACCGCTACCTTCCGACATTGAAGAATTAATTGGTAAGTATTCCAAGCTG
This region includes:
- the LOC114382231 gene encoding CTD small phosphatase-like protein 2 — protein: MQTKKKTSRRNASQERASPKVSRAQRKVSQNGQAAEKKVTDLITSSARKNKSLSTLENKTREPIPPTDLNNGYEFMDSGTSDACLENDAVDGVSLDFMGCNNQAVHLESGTIFSPGFHLSKNSGGVDRVDFIKIFQNEDHKRVSPCQEIESPQEDAVDGHVSRDSDTAMEVDINNSSLSTKNVNGCNSDYDGNGLSMEVSAIYLAMKNSKLECVDEHSQDPMSSEMCIEEDEFEDFDDFDPYLFIKTLPDLSTVVPTFRRLLLPKQTRSCPSTTLVLDLDETLVHSTLEPCEDVDFTFPVNFNSEEHIVYVRCRPHLKDFLERVSGLFEIIIFTASQSIYAEQLLNVLDPKRKIFRHRVYRESCVYVEGNYLKDLTVLGRDLAHVMIIDNSPQAFGFQVDNGIPIESWFDDRSDQELLLLLPFLESLVGVDDVRPLIAKKFNLREKIAAAAHPLNRRDFLSE
- the LOC114382230 gene encoding meiosis-specific protein ASY1-like; its protein translation is MVEEYAFSFSYSDSDNQEVSMNINRTGNKKNRGTFKCNSTTEVTPHQMRSSACKMIRTLVQLMRTLEKMPEERTIMMKLLYYDDVTPADYEPPFFKGCTDEEAYHPWEKNPLKMEVGNVNSKHFVLALKVKSVLDPCEDDNEGVQDDFSAGDDSMQQNEYYDTDSEVYLTQGNRYIVAPIDNTQDPVEDEQQLVRVKEWINCCHRDTIEFNDVLSNFPDISVVLSEEITDKLVEEGVLSKIGKETYAINKDKNLEYEFAIVKEEIDGQIPQVFDRALQVEDRIYMKALYHVLPMTHVSVTKLQSLLEGEVNQIAARKILDKMVRHGIIEPKGSKRLGKRVIHSDLTERKFIEVQKALSATTEAMDVDHCEPNSKSKKTGFRLNGSNYDVSTYGVLHSIGSDLTRMKVTSETNYNDSGNGQKASKAKEPGNTPISRPVISRESFAQGKENGRTNGIANQGDEADTIICSKSSQDKRPRKTSAAKEPIHQNMKRQRSEAQ